The region TCCTTAGGGTACTCACAATTTTTTAACAACtctaataaaagtaaaaaaaaaaaaaaaaaaaaaaaaaaaatattctgcaataataaaatacattcatataataaaatattccaAGGTTAGACAGGAAATTTTTTTAACATACCAGGGGTGGGAGGAGCCAAAGGCATGGAGGGTGAGGAGTCATGGCATGCAAAAGTGAGGCTATCCTATGCTGGGATGTGAAGGATGAGGATGGACAACATGCAGAAACTTCAGTGACCTCAGAGGCCTCAGCCTCATGCAGTCAAATCTCTCAGCATTCGCTCAATCTGTACATCTATTACATGTCAGTGTTTTGATTGTGAGCTTACTTGAGCTTATTCAAATGAGTGTGAAGAAGAACATCCTATAATTCATGACATAAAAATTCAACTTTAAATCAtagttttatttgtatatattcttATCTAAAGCAGCTTAATTAAATGTCCTCTATCATTATATAAAAGCTTATTCAGCtggtaaattaaattattactaAAATATTCTAACAGCACAAATCAAcaacaaaagtttaaaatatatatttttaatttattcattttattttaacatagaTGTTCAATCAACATAGGTCTCAATGTTCCAACACCATCTTCACCAaacagaattaaaatgaaatgctGGTTTTCAATCATAACTCTCAAAAAATTAATTGGAAAAACAAAGTGAGAACTACAACTGTCAAATCCTTAGATGAATATTTTAATAGGGTTGGCACACAATAAGAGCCcacatttggaacaacataCCACCCATACAACATACAAAGTACATTATGGGTTTGTTGCAACAGAAAATACTGTAATTAGAAAGCTGCTAAACATGACCGCAGCAAAGACAGAAAGGTGGTAATTTCCAAAACagaataatgtattaattacaTATgagaaacattttattcatgCTGGTGTAAAATTTCTAAATAAATATGACACTTTATATCTATTACTGCTACCATTAAATGTGcgatttattttagattttacaGATTGTTTGACCTAATTTCCTAATTTCCAGAGTTCATTCAGTATTGTTAATCAGGTGTAAAACATTCATGTATAAAATATGCTTGCTGAAAAAGCTGTGGTGACTGATAACCGGCCTTGACTGTAAGACAACTGTGGTTTTCTACGGTTCTCAAATGGTCCCAAAATAATTTCATTAAGACCTATAAGTGCAATGTTACTTGTTGAATAGAAGATGCTGAGAAAAGACACCCAGCAACATCCTTGTATTAAGACATTTTACATTCTTCTTTCCCCTTGCCCTTTCCTTTCCCTTTTCCACTTTTTTTAGATTCTTTTCTATAATTTTCCTTCTGACTCCCTGTGGCTTCCTGCTCTCCTGAAATATTTGATGCCTTGATTTCATGGTGAATGGAACTATCAATCTCTTGGCATACATCTGTTGCCTCCACCTCGGAAATTTGATTAACTTCTTTACTGAGTGTCACATCTTCTGATGTCTGCTGATGCTCCTCAAATGCATCAGGTTTGTCATGCTGCTGATCATTAGGTCTGACTTCATTGTTGGTTTCGCTGTCCTCTGTTAAACATCTTTCTACATCTGTGGCTGTTTGTGGGTTTTCTGTAGCATGACAATCATCTTCATGCTCCTTTGGCTTTGATTTCTGATCTGAATGTTCCAGACATTCATCTCCTTTGGTCTGGTCCTCATCCTTGGCATTCCTTTGGCATTCCTGGCTTGCTTCTTGTGCATTTTCTTTTAACAAAGAAGAGTCCTCATTTGGTTGATCTAGAAGGTTTCTTAAAGGGGCACCTGATGATGCTTCAAGGTCcatttcatcaaaatcaaacgATTCTCCTTcgtcttcctcctcctcctcctcctcatctttTTCCTTGAGTTCTTGAAGAACCGCATCTGACTTTACCAGAAGGTCTTCATCATCTTCAGGCAGTTGCAAATTAATTGTAACCTGATCTTGGATTGATTTTTCCTCCTGAGCTTTTTCTACCTTGGGTTCTTGTTCAGAAGCTTCTAAATCTACAACCGTTTCCTGATTTGCTTCATTGGAAGACAGGTGATCCTCATGTATAACCTGAATCTGTGTTTCAACTGAAGGAGTGTCTTCAACATGGCATCCATCATGATCTTGGATAGATCTTTCCTCCTGAACTTTTTCTACCTTGGGTTCTTGGTCAGAAGCTTCTAAATCTACAACCGTTTCCTGATTTGCTTCATTGGAAGACAGGTGATCCTCATGTATATCCTGAATCTGTGTTTCAATTAAAGGAGTGTCTTCAACATGGCATCCATCATGATCTTGGATTGATCTTTCCTCCTGAACTTTTTCTACCTTGGGTTCTTGGTCAGAAGCTTCTAAATCTACAACCGTTTCCTGATTTGCTTCATTGGAAGACAGGTGATCCTCATGTATATCCTGAATCTGTGTTTCAATTAAAGGAGTGTCTTCAACATGGCATCCATCATGATCTTGGATTGATATTTCCTCCTGAACTTTTTCTACCTTGGGTTCTTGGTCAGAAGCTTCTAAATCTACAACCGTTTCCTGATTTGCTTCATTGGAAGACAGGTGATCCTCATGGATAACCTGAATCTGTGTTTCAATTAAAGGGGTATCTTCAACATGGCCACCATCAAACACTTTTTCACTAGGCACATTAAGGTTTTCCTCATCTAGCTCATCTTTTGTCTTAATCTCTTCCTGGTCCACATCTGCTCCAATACTGTCTTGAAGTTGACTTTCCATTGGCTGATCAATAGGTTGTTCCTGGATTACATTTTCAGTGTCATTTTCCACATTCTCCATCACAGGGGAACTTATCTTATCAGGCATATCTTGATCTTCAGAGATAGTGTCGCCATCTAGATCAATATTTTGGAGCCTTTCCTTCTGTTCTTCTACTTCACAGTCCAGGTGAGTCTTCACAGTCTTCTCTTCCTTGATGCCTACCAATGAAGAATTCTCAATGTTCTCAGAGCTGCTGATGGACTCAACGAACACTCCAACAGCATTTATGGGCTGAACAGAAGGTTCATGAGGCAGTGATGTTTCTGCTTCTGAAGCCATAAGCTCATTGCTGAGGATTACAGGTTCTGGATCAGGATTGGTTGAATCCTCAGTGTGGTCATCAATAATGTTTGCAGGGTTAGAGATAATATCGTTGGACAGATCATCTAAAAGGACATCATTGCTAGATTCAGGGCAATCGGAATTTGATATGGTTTTAGAAATTTCTGCCGAATCAGCTTCATCTGTAACTAACTGAATTTTGTCTTGAGCATCATCAGCATTAATATTTGTGCTTGTTTTTTCAATACAGTCCAATTCTTCGGTTCCTTTATCATCATGTGGGACATCTGTATTCATTGTTGTTGTAAATACATCATTCCCTAAGGGCTTCTCATGGTTTTCTTCTAGACCTTCCATTTCTTGGTTTGGATTGTCTTCACTCAAAACTACTTCATTCTTGTCATCCATTTTTGTCTCACTCTCTTGCTTGTCACTTTGTTTCTGCTTCtgcttgtttttcttcttctttttcttttttttattggaaGCATTGGCACTCTGTGTTTTGGGGAGTGTCTCCATTTGAGATGGTTCCACAAACTCCTCTATGAGTTCATCATCAAGCACAGCCTCATTAGTTTTATCAGTTTCATCATGAATTGAACCAGAGACAGACTCTAAAGTAGTTTCCTCTTTGATTTCCTTACTAGGTTTGACACATTCGCTCTCTTGTTGATCTGTCTCCAAAAGTCCATCCTTGTGAACTTTGCACTCTAATTCTTCAGTATCATATCTTGAATCTTCCTTTATATGTGCCTCAGATTTTATCTCCTCGTTGGGTCTTGTTGCAGTGAGTTCCTCACCAACAGAACTTGGAGGTTCTTCAGGTCTATTCTCAAGCTGCCCTACACCCTGATTCATTTGGTCCCCAAGGTCTCCATTCTCATTTGCTTCTAAAGGTGTCTTTGTAGAACTGAAAGGGGCATGTGAAGACTGTTGATTCCCTTGCATCCTGTCATCCAAATCTTTTTGTTGCTGGTCTTTACACAGCTTCAAGTGATGAGTGCCTGGGAGATGATGGAGGTGTCAGTAGTTAAAGCCAAAAGAAATGTGACTGTAGAAGCCAAAGAGTATCTTGCAAATGTTTAGAGCAAGAAGTAAAAGGAAGAAGGAAAGGAAGGAAAACGAAGACTCCAAGGCAAAGCTCTTAAGCCTATACAAATCAAATGTGTTGAAGGATGTCCCAAAGAAGAAAATCCCACAGTTTAAAGTCAAGAACTGAAGAAACTAATCTGCAATTCCTTCTCTTGATTTTGATTTCAAAGTCAAGAATGATTAAATATTTGCAGCAATTTGATAAACACTTGTCCAGCAGAATATTGGAATATGGACTCAAGAAAGAGACAAGATCATGTAGTGTTTGGTTCATGATATGCCATTAATTAGCTGTACAGTATATGCAAAGTAGACACAGGGAAACAGGAAAGTGTGAGAGAAATGTGCATTCATACCAGGTTCATAGAAACAGTTTAGTTAGACTGGGCTCAAGCTCTATAAGATGAAAATGCAAAGTGGCAAAGATAAAAAGTAATGTAGGCATGCAATGAATTAAGTTAAGAAAAGCAGCTTACCAAGTACACTACTCCCCTCTCGGATTTCAGCGGATGCTGTTTGAGAATTCTGTTCAGCCTTTCCAACTTCTTCCCCTGTTTCTCCATTGGTGGCTAAGTCGAGTCCAAGGACAATACCATGTTTCTGTACAGGAAAACAATTTAACATGAGTAAACTTAGTTTAAAAACAGATTCAGGTTAAATTTAGATACACTAGGCCTAATTTAGAgggtatatatattatatatatatatataaatgtgtctATTTGTTGATGcactaatattataatataatattctgTTCATTCAGTCAGAAGTTGGGTGTTAATGAATCAGtcttgattatattatattctggATCTGGATATTTGTTCTGTTAGGAAATGTTCATTGGAAAAGAATGAGTCCTAGTTTTCACCACACATATCAAtaccttcaaaatatctttgagCTGAACAACCTCATCTCTGAGCTCATCCCGCTCATTTCGAATGGCATCAGAATATTCCTTCTGCCTCTCTAATGCCTGAACAGCACCAGAAGGGATTTGGCAAAGATGCAGCAAAGACGAGAAAAAGAAGGTGAAAGCAATGAAAACATCAATGCTGCAAATGACAAGAACAGGAAAACAGAAAGAGCAGGAAACAGATGTAGAACCAAGCAAATCTATACGttttaaaactgaatttataATTCTCTTAACATGAAGGTAAagtcaaataaaacttttatgGGGAGTTGGATACTGAGGGATCATACCccaatttttttattcttcCACTCAATAGTTTCCTGGAGGTCAGAAATCTCCCTAACAAAGCCATCTTGCTTGAGCCGTAATTGACGGATCTCCTAGAGAGAGGTATTATGCATGGAAGAAGACCAAATATAAAGGAAAATGAGAAGTTGTTCAGGCAGATGAGCAGAAGCCAAGCATTTGAAAGAGACAAAAGTTTCACGACAGAGACATAAATGCAACAATACTCACAGTGAGCAGTTCTTCACTCTGTTTCAATGTCTCCTTCATTTCACTGAACTGAAACTGCAGTATACTATGAGCATGCTTCTCTCGTTCAAGAtcctggaggaaaaaaaaaaaaaacagtactgctttttagtttttttatttcttttaaattcaaaatgaagacatttttacagtgtgagtGTACTCTCTCATTTTTCTCACAAAAcgaaattacaaacaataacaaaaagtTAATTAGTAaacaaattaatgaattaaaattcCAATTAAAAGTTCTTACTATTTAAATGTAAGCTATTATTCGACAATGTATTACAACAAACCATTACTACAACTTACTATAATGCACACCTGACTGTACAGACCTTACACTTTTCCTCAAGCTCACGGCGTGTTTCAAAAAGCATCTCCTCCAGTTCCATTAAAGAGTCTTTTAAAGTGTCCACTTCATACATCATATTGGTCTTCTCATTGTCCAGCTGTGCATTGGACACCATGGCCTTACGGTACTTTTCTTCCACTTCCAAAAGGGAATCCTTCAAAAAGTCAGACACCATAAATCAGCACACTCACAAAACACCTCTGAACACGTATTACAATACTTACTAAATTAACCATGAACACACTTTTAGACTAAATTTCATTACAATATCATGAAGAAAGATGTGTAACTATGTTTTTAGAATAAGATTAAGTCAAAGATGGAAGCAAGGGAGAGAAATCAGACTATAGACTTCTATGGCACAGAAGTATGAACATGCAAGATGAGAGCCAGATAAGAACCAGAGGCCAGATATCACATAATCTCATCATGTTCCGAGTGAACCACTCGCTGATTAAAAAGCACAAATTTGAGCTGTTGTTCCTTAGCCAGCTCTGTCATATGTAACTCAAAGCAGGTTCTTGCTGGGCTTTTGACTGGCACTGTCTTTATCAGACATGTACCTTGAGCTCTTTGAGGTTCTGCATGTGCTTCGCCTCCACATCTTGAATCTGATCCTTAAGCTCATGGATCTCCtgaatgaaaagcatgaaacgTGAGAATGAGGAGGAAGGATAAAGGATGCAGTGGGGGAAGAACAATGGAAGGGTAAAGAGTGCCAGACTGATTTACAGATAAATACTGTGCAAGAAAGTACAAAGCTGTAGAAAATAACAGTGAAGCAGATTATAGCAGGTGCTCAGTCCTACTCCTGAAGAgtttaacaaacaaacaaacatcttGGTTATGAGTCTGCTAAGGGGTAATAATGGAacaacagtttttaaaagtgaTTTTACACTATTATTTACAACAGGATCTCATgggttcaaaaaaaaaagatttttgttttaagagagaaataaaaaccaCTCCTTTCCTGGATTAAAAAAGATCTTGAATTTGAACAATGAATTTGTGACAGctgaatgtaacatttttgaCAAGCCAAACATCTGACatcatgtaatttatttaagatacaaaataaattctgtaaaatatacacatacacatttaaaatgtctcTAGCACATTTTATAATTACCCAAAAATCAAACATAGTTCAGCCCTTATGCACATTATCACGTCTGTCAAAAACTGAGGCTGGCTGTCGGTTGGAATGTTAGAACTAAAAACATCGACACACACTCATGGGCATCAATCACTTCACTGAATATTTGCCGGCTAAGAAACAAATCATTATTACCATATGATCCATCTGTTTTCAAATCCACATCATTTGAATATCATGACATCGATGTCTGTCCAAAAATAATGTGCACAATACACTGTAGTATTTACGAGAAGCAGAGTTCCTTCATTCGTTGAAATTGAATTGGAATGATCAGGGAACTGAATGAAATACTTGCATGCTAAACAGAATGAAAGCCAATGTAACTGAAAAACTTTGCCGGGTTAGTGAACATCGTTCAACACGTGTTGGTTTTGACGGACATTTTTAATGCACAAACTACGCATTCTGATTCTGACATtcctgattttaataatgtaatatgtaatatatattataaacttgacaggtgatttttataaaatgtagtttGAATACTATCCTCTCAGTTGTTTAAAAGATTAAGGCAATTATCAAAGTTTGATAAAACGtttaattttacaataaaagatttttttttttttttttttttttacattacgtacatttttacatgatttgttacatttaattaccCCTTAGCAGATTTTGACTCTTAtgtggttcaggtgtgtttgactaGATGTGACTCTGAAGGAAGGTACTGTAGATCTCTAGGAACCAGACTGAGCAACATGTGAAGAAAGAAAATGACAGTGTACTTCTGTGAAGAAGGTGTATGATGAAAATGAGCAATGACATCTTATCATACAAAAttatactacaaaaaaaaaatatatatataactaaacAAAACGTGATGTGATACAGTGCCGGAAACTACTCAGATTAAAGGGCAATATCTGTGCCCTAAAACGGATTTttaccttttaaaaaaaaaaaaaaaaaaaaacatttttaccttttttttctaaccacgtaaaaaaaacacttaacttAAATCAGATTCTCAGTCTGAATaattacagtcaaaccaaaatttattcagacaccttgaacatagGTGCAcataatacagtttattcactataatggtaataaaatatggcaagatctcagagttaaactgtgtcagaaaaaattaatcttaattaggtctgataacacttaagcaaaacatggtcaggtcaaagtgtctgaataatttttggttccaaatgtttatcaattttactggtagtccactgtatgtcacagtttactttattttgctatcctcacttacataaatgaactatagtgtaatgatacaaaaaatatcaaaaatgtcttaattttcgGTTCGACTGTAtggcttttaatttttaaaatcaaaataaacatcaaatataAATGTGACCGTAAATAAACTAACCCCCTAACTAGAAAGACTCTGAATAGAATATAATGaaatttaattcataaataaataaatattgcatttaCTGTATGTCTGTCGTCTGTCCAATGTAAACAGCAAAAGCATACCAGGAAATCATGGGATGATATAATATGGTTATATAAACCTGCTGTCTAAATTTAAACTGGCACCAGACAAATAGATCAGGACAAACACCTTGATTTCCCGTATGGATGCTTCTGTGTCAGCAGAGATGGATGTATCTCCACTTCCTCTCCGTGAGGATGTCCCACCCAGAGAGGTAAGAGTGGCACCAGATATAGTTGATGCTCGTGAAGAGCCCTAAAAAAACAAGTCATAAGTCAAATCGATTGTTTATACAGCTCACCATGACAATATGCTTAATTGGTAAAAGTTctacacaaataaaacaaagtcACAACCTTTTCTATGTAGTCTCGCTCTAACTTGTCATCAAcctgtaaataaacaaaattatacAAATTCAATAGGTTTTGTAGTCTTGCAAGTCAAGTCGAGCCATTACAAGTCTCTTATTCATTCACTGTGATTATTGTTGTCCACATGCTGTTGACACAAATGTTAGCaacaaagactttttttcaattatttatttattagaggAAGAAAATCAGTTTGATTAATAAGACTGATAAATCAAAATGAAACCAACACGTAATTCTGTAATAATTCTCAAGGTGTTGCAAATATCTTTTTACAATAAACTTGAAGTATAATATTAACAACGGGAAATTTCCATCAAAAATCATGGCACTCAAGAATTCAGTGCTTTTCCACACATAAAATCTTGCTGAAACAAGTGACCACAGACCATGCAGACCATCACCTCAATCCAACATGCCATTTCTTTTATGCataaatacacaaacattttaaaccaGGGCAGGGCATCAATCACCACAGAGCACATGAACCCCGAGATTTCACTCTCGTACCATAGACAGCCTCCCATTAACATTCGGCAGGTCAGGAATGATGACGCGGTCAAGGTCTCTAGAAAGGCCACTGATATTAGCTGTGCTGCGCATAAAACTAGCCACTGAGCTGCTGCTGCAGTCCTCCTGGAAACCACCAGATGGCAGCAATTAACATCAATGCGAGAAGTATTTCAACCATTTAAGTCTTAACGTCCAAGTTTAACAGTTGGCTTTTTGCATGCACCCAAAAGAGGAgtgcacacaaacaaacatcatCTGAGACATCCTATCTTATACTGTTAAAGTAATTAATGGGT is a window of Megalobrama amblycephala isolate DHTTF-2021 linkage group LG6, ASM1881202v1, whole genome shotgun sequence DNA encoding:
- the lrrfip1a gene encoding intracellular protein transport protein USO1 isoform X2, with protein sequence MGSQGPGRKRTTSKNGLTAEEDALNVIAKEAEARLAAKRAARAEAREIRMKELERQQKEKYYGLDNLDNKWGDIEQWMEDSERYTRVSRRHASVSDDEERMSVGSRSNIRLDLDAAGAYGGLLQAASSHSHKKSKKKKKHSSKTSNGYDDDLSTLSSRSSRLSDESKMLRSSRLDLQSSAYYSSELYSSSSSYSSKHQVPSYSGYQGSLYEDSLYSGSRRSSARASSEYSGFLGSSSRTSSRANSACGSPVEDCSSSSVASFMRSTANISGLSRDLDRVIIPDLPNVNGRLSMVDDKLERDYIEKGSSRASTISGATLTSLGGTSSRRGSGDTSISADTEASIREIKEIHELKDQIQDVEAKHMQNLKELKDSLLEVEEKYRKAMVSNAQLDNEKTNMMYEVDTLKDSLMELEEMLFETRRELEEKCKDLEREKHAHSILQFQFSEMKETLKQSEELLTEIRQLRLKQDGFVREISDLQETIEWKNKKIGALERQKEYSDAIRNERDELRDEVVQLKDILKKHGIVLGLDLATNGETGEEVGKAEQNSQTASAEIREGSSVLGTHHLKLCKDQQQKDLDDRMQGNQQSSHAPFSSTKTPLEANENGDLGDQMNQGVGQLENRPEEPPSSVGEELTATRPNEEIKSEAHIKEDSRYDTEELECKVHKDGLLETDQQESECVKPSKEIKEETTLESVSGSIHDETDKTNEAVLDDELIEEFVEPSQMETLPKTQSANASNKKKKKKKKNKQKQKQSDKQESETKMDDKNEVVLSEDNPNQEMEGLEENHEKPLGNDVFTTTMNTDVPHDDKGTEELDCIEKTSTNINADDAQDKIQLVTDEADSAEISKTISNSDCPESSNDVLLDDLSNDIISNPANIIDDHTEDSTNPDPEPVILSNELMASEAETSLPHEPSVQPINAVGVFVESISSSENIENSSLVGIKEEKTVKTHLDCEVEEQKERLQNIDLDGDTISEDQDMPDKISSPVMENVENDTENVIQEQPIDQPMESQLQDSIGADVDQEEIKTKDELDEENLNVPSEKVFDGGHVEDTPLIETQIQVIHEDHLSSNEANQETVVDLEASDQEPKVEKVQEEISIQDHDGCHVEDTPLIETQIQDIHEDHLSSNEANQETVVDLEASDQEPKVEKVQEERSIQDHDGCHVEDTPLIETQIQDIHEDHLSSNEANQETVVDLEASDQEPKVEKVQEERSIQDHDGCHVEDTPSVETQIQVIHEDHLSSNEANQETVVDLEASEQEPKVEKAQEEKSIQDQVTINLQLPEDDEDLLVKSDAVLQELKEKDEEEEEEEDEGESFDFDEMDLEASSGAPLRNLLDQPNEDSSLLKENAQEASQECQRNAKDEDQTKGDECLEHSDQKSKPKEHEDDCHATENPQTATDVERCLTEDSETNNEVRPNDQQHDKPDAFEEHQQTSEDVTLSKEVNQISEVEATDVCQEIDSSIHHEIKASNISGEQEATGSQKENYRKESKKSGKGKGKGKGKEECKMS
- the lrrfip1a gene encoding leucine-rich repeat flightless-interacting protein 1 isoform X25; protein product: MGSQGPGRKRTTSKNGLTAEEDALNVIAKEAEARLAAKRAARAEAREIRMKELERQQKEVSDDEERMSVGSRSNIRVDDKLERDYIEKGSSRASTISGATLTSLGGTSSRRGSGDTSISADTEASIREIKEIHELKDQIQDVEAKHMQNLKELKDSLLEVEEKYRKAMVSNAQLDNEKTNMMYEVDTLKDSLMELEEMLFETRRELEEKCKDLEREKHAHSILQFQFSEMKETLKQSEELLTEIRQLRLKQDGFVREISDLQETIEWKNKKIGALERQKEYSDAIRNERDELRDEVVQLKDILKKHGIVLGLDLATNGETGEEVGKAEQNSQTASAEIREGSSVLGTHHLKLCKDQQQKDLDDRMQGNQQSSHAPFSSTKTPLEANENGDLGDQMNQGVGQLENRPEEPPSSVGEELTATRPNEEIKSEAHIKEDSRYDTEELECKVHKDGLLETDQQESECVKPSKEIKEETTLESVSGSIHDETDKTNEAVLDDELIEEFVEPSQMETLPKTQSANASNKKKKKKKKNKQKQKQSDKQESETKMDDKNEVVLSEDNPNQEMEGLEENHEKPLGNDVFTTTMNTDVPHDDKGTEELDCIEKTSTNINADDAQDKIQLVTDEADSAEISKTISNSDCPESSNDVLLDDLSNDIISNPANIIDDHTEDSTNPDPEPVILSNELMASEAETSLPHEPSVQPINAVGVFVESISSSENIENSSLVGIKEEKTVKTHLDCEVEEQKERLQNIDLDGDTISEDQDMPDKISSPVMENVENDTENVIQEQPIDQPMESQLQDSIGADVDQEEIKTKDELDEENLNVPSEKVFDGGHVEDTPLIETQIQVIHEDHLSSNEANQETVVDLEASDQEPKVEKVQEEISIQDHDGCHVEDTPLIETQIQDIHEDHLSSNEANQETVVDLEASDQEPKVEKVQEERSIQDHDGCHVEDTPLIETQIQDIHEDHLSSNEANQETVVDLEASDQEPKVEKVQEERSIQDHDGCHVEDTPSVETQIQVIHEDHLSSNEANQETVVDLEASEQEPKVEKAQEEKSIQDQVTINLQLPEDDEDLLVKSDAVLQELKEKDEEEEEEEDEGESFDFDEMDLEASSGAPLRNLLDQPNEDSSLLKENAQEASQECQRNAKDEDQTKGDECLEHSDQKSKPKEHEDDCHATENPQTATDVERCLTEDSETNNEVRPNDQQHDKPDAFEEHQQTSEDVTLSKEVNQISEVEATDVCQEIDSSIHHEIKASNISGEQEATGSQKENYRKESKKSGKGKGKGKGKEECKMS
- the lrrfip1a gene encoding intracellular protein transport protein USO1 isoform X26, with product MGSQGPGRKRTTSKNGLTAEEDALNVIAKEAEARLAAKRAARAEAREIRMKELERQQKEIYQVQKKYYGLDNLDNKWGDIEQWMEDSERYTRVSRRHASVSDDEERMSVGSRSNIRLDLDAAGAYGGLLQAASSHSHKKSKKKKKHSSKTVDDKLERDYIEKGSSRASTISGATLTSLGGTSSRRGSGDTSISADTEASIREIKDSLLEVEEKYRKAMVSNAQLDNEKTNMMYEVDTLKDSLMELEEMLFETRRELEEKCKDLEREKHAHSILQFQFSEMKETLKQSEELLTKHGIVLGLDLATNGETGEEVGKAEQNSQTASAEIREGSSVLGTHHLKLCKDQQQKDLDDRMQGNQQSSHAPFSSTKTPLEANENGDLGDQMNQGVGQLENRPEEPPSSVGEELTATRPNEEIKSEAHIKEDSRYDTEELECKVHKDGLLETDQQESECVKPSKEIKEETTLESVSGSIHDETDKTNEAVLDDELIEEFVEPSQMETLPKTQSANASNKKKKKKKKNKQKQKQSDKQESETKMDDKNEVVLSEDNPNQEMEGLEENHEKPLGNDVFTTTMNTDVPHDDKGTEELDCIEKTSTNINADDAQDKIQLVTDEADSAEISKTISNSDCPESSNDVLLDDLSNDIISNPANIIDDHTEDSTNPDPEPVILSNELMASEAETSLPHEPSVQPINAVGVFVESISSSENIENSSLVGIKEEKTVKTHLDCEVEEQKERLQNIDLDGDTISEDQDMPDKISSPVMENVENDTENVIQEQPIDQPMESQLQDSIGADVDQEEIKTKDELDEENLNVPSEKVFDGGHVEDTPLIETQIQVIHEDHLSSNEANQETVVDLEASDQEPKVEKVQEEISIQDHDGCHVEDTPLIETQIQDIHEDHLSSNEANQETVVDLEASDQEPKVEKVQEERSIQDHDGCHVEDTPLIETQIQDIHEDHLSSNEANQETVVDLEASDQEPKVEKVQEERSIQDHDGCHVEDTPSVETQIQVIHEDHLSSNEANQETVVDLEASEQEPKVEKAQEEKSIQDQVTINLQLPEDDEDLLVKSDAVLQELKEKDEEEEEEEDEGESFDFDEMDLEASSGAPLRNLLDQPNEDSSLLKENAQEASQECQRNAKDEDQTKGDECLEHSDQKSKPKEHEDDCHATENPQTATDVERCLTEDSETNNEVRPNDQQHDKPDAFEEHQQTSEDVTLSKEVNQISEVEATDVCQEIDSSIHHEIKASNISGEQEATGSQKENYRKESKKSGKGKGKGKGKEECKMS
- the lrrfip1a gene encoding leucine-rich repeat flightless-interacting protein 1 isoform X18 yields the protein MGSQGPGRKRTTSKNGLTAEEDALNVIAKEAEARLAAKRAARAEAREIRMKELERQQKEIYQVQKKYYGLDNLDNKWGDIEQWMEDSERYTRVSRRHASVSDDEERMSVGSRSNIRLDLDAAGAYGGVDDKLERDYIEKGSSRASTISGATLTSLGGTSSRRGSGDTSISADTEASIREIKEIHELKDQIQDVEAKHMQNLKELKDSLLEVEEKYRKAMVSNAQLDNEKTNMMYEVDTLKDSLMELEEMLFETRRELEEKCKDLEREKHAHSILQFQFSEMKETLKQSEELLTEIRQLRLKQDGFVREISDLQETIEWKNKKIGALERQKEYSDAIRNERDELRDEVVQLKDILKKHGIVLGLDLATNGETGEEVGKAEQNSQTASAEIREGSSVLGTHHLKLCKDQQQKDLDDRMQGNQQSSHAPFSSTKTPLEANENGDLGDQMNQGVGQLENRPEEPPSSVGEELTATRPNEEIKSEAHIKEDSRYDTEELECKVHKDGLLETDQQESECVKPSKEIKEETTLESVSGSIHDETDKTNEAVLDDELIEEFVEPSQMETLPKTQSANASNKKKKKKKKNKQKQKQSDKQESETKMDDKNEVVLSEDNPNQEMEGLEENHEKPLGNDVFTTTMNTDVPHDDKGTEELDCIEKTSTNINADDAQDKIQLVTDEADSAEISKTISNSDCPESSNDVLLDDLSNDIISNPANIIDDHTEDSTNPDPEPVILSNELMASEAETSLPHEPSVQPINAVGVFVESISSSENIENSSLVGIKEEKTVKTHLDCEVEEQKERLQNIDLDGDTISEDQDMPDKISSPVMENVENDTENVIQEQPIDQPMESQLQDSIGADVDQEEIKTKDELDEENLNVPSEKVFDGGHVEDTPLIETQIQVIHEDHLSSNEANQETVVDLEASDQEPKVEKVQEEISIQDHDGCHVEDTPLIETQIQDIHEDHLSSNEANQETVVDLEASDQEPKVEKVQEERSIQDHDGCHVEDTPLIETQIQDIHEDHLSSNEANQETVVDLEASDQEPKVEKVQEERSIQDHDGCHVEDTPSVETQIQVIHEDHLSSNEANQETVVDLEASEQEPKVEKAQEEKSIQDQVTINLQLPEDDEDLLVKSDAVLQELKEKDEEEEEEEDEGESFDFDEMDLEASSGAPLRNLLDQPNEDSSLLKENAQEASQECQRNAKDEDQTKGDECLEHSDQKSKPKEHEDDCHATENPQTATDVERCLTEDSETNNEVRPNDQQHDKPDAFEEHQQTSEDVTLSKEVNQISEVEATDVCQEIDSSIHHEIKASNISGEQEATGSQKENYRKESKKSGKGKGKGKGKEECKMS